CATTATTCGCAGTAACCCGTTTATTATCAGCGAGTTCTGGGTTTATATCGACGGCGATAAATCCGGTTTGTTCGGAATCAAGCTGCGCCAGAATTGCCCCGTTGGGTGAGATTATTCGCGATTTACCGATGAAACGGAGAGTCAAGCCAGGTCGTTTTTCTTCGCCGATACGGTTGGCGGTAATGGTAAAAACGGCGTTTTCGAGGGCTCTGGTAATCATGGCATCGGGGCAATGGGGTAAGACCAGATTGGAGGGATGACAGATTATCTGGGCGCCCAGGAGAGTCAGTTTGCGCGCCGCCTCGGGAAAACGCCAGTCAAAACAGATCATCATACCGATGCGGGCGCCTCGAAAAGAGAATACCGAGAAACCGGATTCACCGGGAGAGAAAATCTCTTTTTCGGTGTCGAAGAGGTGGCTTTTCTGATAGAGAAGATACTGCCCATCGGGAAAAACCGCTATAGAGGAATTGAACAGCCTCTTCCCTCGCCGCTCGGGAAAGCCATATATGATAAGGCTGTTCTTCTCGGCGGCTAACTTCCGGATGCTCTCAAAAAGATACCCTTTGCCGGCTTCGTCCGATAACAGGAACGCCTGATTGAAGTCGGCAAAAAGATAACCGGTGGCGAAAAGCTCCGGAAGCACCAGAAGGTCGAATTTATGTGGACCAGCGGCTCTGAGCAGTTGATCCAGGTTGTCAGCCACTTTTCCGAAACGGGGGTTATTCTGATAGAGCGATACAATCATTACTGGCTCCTCTGCCGAAGTCAAAATAAGCAATCAATAAAACAATTGCAACCGGTATGCCTCTCCTCTATATTTAGCCCCATGCCTGAGGAGAAGAAAAAAGAGCGGAGTATCGTCACCAACCGCAAAGCCTTTCACAACTACGAGATTCTCGACCGTCGTGAAGCCGGCATCGAGCTGAAAGGGAGCGAAGTGAAATCTTTGCGAATGGGGAAAGTCAATCTCTCCGACAGTTACGCCGCAGTCGAGAACGGGGAAGTTATTCTGTACAACCTGCATATTTCGCCGTACGAAATGGCGACCCGCGACGGCCATGAGCCGCTTCGCCCTCGAAGGTTGCTGCTGCACAAACGGGAAATCCGCCGTCTGTTCGCCGCCACCGAGGAAAAAGGATTCACTCTGATTCCGCTGCGAATCTATTTCAAGGGACCTGTAATTAAAATCGAACTGGCTATTGCCCGCGGGCGTAAGAGTTACGATAAACGGGAGAAAACTGCCGAAAAGGAAGCGGCGCGGGCGATTGAAAGAGCGATGAGACGAAAAACAAAATGACCAGATATATTTTATTTCTCTTTCTATTATTTGCGGGGTTAGTTGCGCCGGCTGCGGAAGGGGAGCTTTTGTCGGTCCAGCTCTCCGGAGGCACGGAAAAGATTGATTATATCATCGAAAAGAATGTTCTCTATTTCTCCATGTCGCAGCTGGCGGAGTTGTTTGGTGACCGCATTAGTTGGGAGGAAGTCGGGCTATCCATCGCCTATCAATCCTCAGCGAGTAAGACAATCTTCTTTGTCGATTCGCCGTTTCTCCGGATGGGGGATTCGGTCCGGAACATGGTTTATCCGGTTATTATCAGGAATGGGGAATTGTATCTTCCGGCAGAGACCTTTATGCCGGTCTTGAACCGGATTCGCCCCGAGCAGGTTTCCTGGGATGCGCATCGCAAAACGATTCGGGTCGATTCGGAATGGTACAATGTTACCGACCTGGCATTCTCCCCCAAAGCCAACGGATTGCTGATTGAGATTTTTATCAGCGGAATCAAGGATTATGAGATATTCCAATCGGAGGGAAACTGGCTCAATATCACCATACCAAAGGGCACGGTCAACCGCAGGCAACTGCTCAGCCGCCGGGACAAAGATTTTCTGGTGGATATGAATGTTCTTCAGAATCCCGGTTCGGCCCAGGTGTCATTGAGGTTGCGACGGAAGATTGACAAGATGACTCATCGTCTCCAGACCGACCCCGACCGGATTCAGATATCTCTAATAGATTCTCTGGTGGCGCCAATCGCAAATAACGGGTTGAAAAATGTCGGTCCCGATGACCTGATTGATAGAATCATAATTGACCCGGGGCATGGCGGAAGCGACTATGGCGCCATTGGTCACAACGGCACCAGAGAAAAGGACGTAGTTCTCGATATCGCCAAACGGCTGGCGAAGATCATCAGAAAGGACAAGATATTCTCGGCGGTATTAACCAGAGAAAAAGATGAGTATCTATCTCTGGCAGAACGAACCCGGATTGCCAACGAAGAGAAGGGGGATATCTTTGTTTCAATTCATGCCAATGCTTCGGTCAAGCGCGCGGCGCGCGGTTTTCAGGTCTTTTTTCTGGCGCCGGCAAAGAACGACTCCGCCCGGGCCGTGGCGCAACTTGAAAACGCAACCTTTCTTGCCGAGCTGGGAAATCAGCCGGATTCGCAATATGATGACTTAAGCCATATATTAAGCGACATGATTCAAACCGAATTTCAAACCGAATCGGCCGATTTGGCGGCAATGATAGAACGGGATTTCAGGCGGAAGGCTAACTCTACGGACAGTCGCGGCATCGACCAGGCCGGATTTTATGTCTTGAACGGCGTCTATATGCCTTCAGTGCTGGTAGAATCCGCCTTTATAACCAATCGCGGCGATGAGCAGCTACTCAAGAGCAAAGATTTCCGCGAGGAGGTGGCGCAAGCCATCTATGAAGGACTGAAAAGATTCAAAGCGAAGTATGAGAATAAATAGATGACACAGGATGAGATAAAAAACAAGCCGATAGGGATATTCGATTCCGGAGTGGGGGGGCTGACGGTAGCGGCGGAAATCATGAGGCATCTGCCGCAAGAAAATATAGTCTATTTCGGCGATGTTGGGCGCGCCCCGTACGGCGGACGCTCCAAGGAAATAATCACCAAATTCACCCGTCAGGACATTTCTTTTTTGATGGAACATAAGGTGAAGTATATCGTGGCGGCATGCAATTCGGCCTCGGCGGTGGCGCTGGAGACTGTCCGCGGAGAATTTGACATTGATATCCTGGGGGTGATTGAGCCGGGGGCGGAGGCGGCCGTGAAGTATACCAGGAACGGTCGAATTGGAATAATCGGGACGGTTGCCACAATCGGTTCCGACAGTTATGCCCGGGCAATTCAAGCCCGAAACACCGAAGTGAAAGTATTCTCCTTAGCTTGTCCGTTATTTGTGCCTCTGACGGAGGAAGGGTATATTGAGAAGGAAGCGACTTACCTGATAGCGCAGGATTATCTCAAGACTTTGACAGATGTGGATATTGATACGCTTGTCCTAGGATGCACGCACTATCCTTTATTGAAGAAAGTTATCGGCAAGGTTGTGGGTGAGCAGGTGCGCCTGGTGGATTCGGCGGAGGAAACGGCCCGAACCGTGGCTGAGGCGCTGGCGGAGAAAAAACTGCTGCGTGCTTCAGCCGGCGAAGCGACGGTGAAATTTTATGTGTCCGATGTCCCCGACCGCTTCTCTCAAGTAGTAAAGCAATTCCTGGGAAGAAGTATCAATAACATTACAAGGGTGGATATAACGAGATATTAGAAATGAACCTGTTGATAATCTCAATACTTTTTCTCGCGGTGACCGGCGCGGCAATCTTCGTGGTGGTAAGAATCTACAGCCGGCGCATCGAGCGCGATATTCTTCAGAGGATAGAGGAGTCCTTCGGCAAGGCGTCCTTACAGGCGCTGGCGCAGAATTCGGAGCAGTTTTTGAGACTGGCAGGAGAGCGCCTGGCGCAAGCCTCCCAGTCCAACATTAAGGAACTCGAATCTAAGAAGGAACTGATTGATAACACGCTCCAGCATATCCGGACGGAGCTGGAAAAGATGCAGGGGCAGATAACGGCTTTCGAGCGCGACCGCAACGAAAAATTCGGCGCCCTCAATCGCGGGTTGCAGAATCAATCGGAGCAAACCGCTAAACTGCAGGAAATAACGACCGGGTTGAGCAAGATTCTCTCCGGCTCAAAGGTGCGCGGTCAATGGGGGGAAAGAATGGCTGAAGACCTCTTGAAAGTGGCCGGTCTGGTGGAAGGAATAAACTATCGCAAGCAGAGAGATTTTGCCCAGACCGGGCGGCGACCCGATTATACATTTCTTCTGCCGGAGAACCGTTTCCTTAATATGGATGTCAAATTTCCCCTGGACAATTATATCAAGTATTGCGAGGAGACCAACGAGTCGCTTCGCCAGAGTTACCGCAAGCAGTTTCTTGCCGACGCCACCAAGATGATAAAAGATGTGACAGGGCGCGACTATATCAATCCCGAATCGGGAACGCTCGACTATGTTCTGGTCTTTATTCCCAATGAGCAGGTATATGCCTTTTTGCTTGAGAATGACGTTTCCTTTGTGGATAACGCCCTCAAGTCAAAAGTAATTGTCTGCTCGCCGGTCACCCTTTACGCGGTTCTGGCGATAATTCGCCAGTCTCTTGACAATTTTAATCTGGAACGGTCAGCGCATAAGATTCTGGAGCTGATGAGCGCTTTCTATAAGCAATGGGGGCAGTTTATCGTCGGGATGGACAAACTGGGGAAAAGAATTGAAGAGCTGCAGAACGAA
Above is a genomic segment from Candidatus Zixiibacteriota bacterium containing:
- a CDS encoding nitrilase-related carbon-nitrogen hydrolase, whose translation is MIVSLYQNNPRFGKVADNLDQLLRAAGPHKFDLLVLPELFATGYLFADFNQAFLLSDEAGKGYLFESIRKLAAEKNSLIIYGFPERRGKRLFNSSIAVFPDGQYLLYQKSHLFDTEKEIFSPGESGFSVFSFRGARIGMMICFDWRFPEAARKLTLLGAQIICHPSNLVLPHCPDAMITRALENAVFTITANRIGEEKRPGLTLRFIGKSRIISPNGAILAQLDSEQTGFIAVDINPELADNKRVTANNDLLADRRPELY
- a CDS encoding N-acetylmuramoyl-L-alanine amidase; this translates as MTRYILFLFLLFAGLVAPAAEGELLSVQLSGGTEKIDYIIEKNVLYFSMSQLAELFGDRISWEEVGLSIAYQSSASKTIFFVDSPFLRMGDSVRNMVYPVIIRNGELYLPAETFMPVLNRIRPEQVSWDAHRKTIRVDSEWYNVTDLAFSPKANGLLIEIFISGIKDYEIFQSEGNWLNITIPKGTVNRRQLLSRRDKDFLVDMNVLQNPGSAQVSLRLRRKIDKMTHRLQTDPDRIQISLIDSLVAPIANNGLKNVGPDDLIDRIIIDPGHGGSDYGAIGHNGTREKDVVLDIAKRLAKIIRKDKIFSAVLTREKDEYLSLAERTRIANEEKGDIFVSIHANASVKRAARGFQVFFLAPAKNDSARAVAQLENATFLAELGNQPDSQYDDLSHILSDMIQTEFQTESADLAAMIERDFRRKANSTDSRGIDQAGFYVLNGVYMPSVLVESAFITNRGDEQLLKSKDFREEVAQAIYEGLKRFKAKYENK
- the murI gene encoding glutamate racemase; its protein translation is MTQDEIKNKPIGIFDSGVGGLTVAAEIMRHLPQENIVYFGDVGRAPYGGRSKEIITKFTRQDISFLMEHKVKYIVAACNSASAVALETVRGEFDIDILGVIEPGAEAAVKYTRNGRIGIIGTVATIGSDSYARAIQARNTEVKVFSLACPLFVPLTEEGYIEKEATYLIAQDYLKTLTDVDIDTLVLGCTHYPLLKKVIGKVVGEQVRLVDSAEETARTVAEALAEKKLLRASAGEATVKFYVSDVPDRFSQVVKQFLGRSINNITRVDITRY
- a CDS encoding DNA recombination protein RmuC, which gives rise to MNLLIISILFLAVTGAAIFVVVRIYSRRIERDILQRIEESFGKASLQALAQNSEQFLRLAGERLAQASQSNIKELESKKELIDNTLQHIRTELEKMQGQITAFERDRNEKFGALNRGLQNQSEQTAKLQEITTGLSKILSGSKVRGQWGERMAEDLLKVAGLVEGINYRKQRDFAQTGRRPDYTFLLPENRFLNMDVKFPLDNYIKYCEETNESLRQSYRKQFLADATKMIKDVTGRDYINPESGTLDYVLVFIPNEQVYAFLLENDVSFVDNALKSKVIVCSPVTLYAVLAIIRQSLDNFNLERSAHKILELMSAFYKQWGQFIVGMDKLGKRIEELQNEFNTIVTTRRNQLEKPLQQIESLARQQALSEPNSNGRSVIEGGAGLSALPSSQKELRGE
- the smpB gene encoding SsrA-binding protein SmpB, whose translation is MPEEKKKERSIVTNRKAFHNYEILDRREAGIELKGSEVKSLRMGKVNLSDSYAAVENGEVILYNLHISPYEMATRDGHEPLRPRRLLLHKREIRRLFAATEEKGFTLIPLRIYFKGPVIKIELAIARGRKSYDKREKTAEKEAARAIERAMRRKTK